Proteins co-encoded in one Opitutus terrae PB90-1 genomic window:
- the glmS gene encoding glutamine--fructose-6-phosphate transaminase (isomerizing) encodes MCGIVGYVGRQKASAIILEGLKRLEYRGYDSAGVCVLQGRQLEVVKKAGRVETLVKEAARHQLTGTTGIGHTRWATHGGVTDANAHPHVSSDGKFALIHNGVIENYAQMRAFLSTKGYTFHSETDTEVLCNLIAYHYAKEPMEQNGHSRFLESVRKTLRHVEGTYGIAALCVDFPGEIVAAREASPLILGVGDGEYILASDASALISRTQNVVYLKDGELVHLTPASFSITTRDQSDVSPVVDKITWSITDASKGDYAHFMEKEIFEQPAALENAMRGRFAADGSTAQFGGLNVTASEFRHIDRLMFCACGTAWHACLVTEHLIERFARLPVEVDYASEFRYRNTPLGSNTLFFVMSQSGETIDTLAALREAKRKGHRVLAISNVVGSSIAREADGGIYQHVGPEIGVASTKAFTSQLLIGAMMALYLARMRDMSFTDGVQFANALKAAPDLVRRVLDQAPNIREIAKRYAQSTDMLFLGRLSLFPLALEGALKLKEISYIHAEGYPAAEMKHGPIALISERCPSVFFAPAGEIFNKIVSSMQEIKARKGAVIAITTEGMQLPAGLANDVIEIPACHEAVLPIVAAIPIQLLSYYIAVERGCDVDKPRNLAKSVTVE; translated from the coding sequence ATGTGCGGAATCGTTGGCTATGTCGGTCGGCAGAAAGCATCTGCGATTATCCTCGAGGGCCTGAAGCGGCTGGAGTATCGGGGGTATGATTCCGCCGGCGTCTGCGTGCTGCAGGGCCGTCAACTGGAGGTGGTGAAAAAAGCCGGCCGCGTCGAAACGCTCGTCAAGGAAGCCGCGCGCCACCAACTCACCGGCACCACCGGCATCGGTCACACGCGCTGGGCCACGCACGGCGGTGTCACCGATGCGAACGCGCATCCGCATGTCAGCAGCGATGGCAAGTTCGCGCTCATCCACAACGGCGTGATCGAGAACTACGCGCAGATGCGCGCGTTTCTCAGCACCAAAGGGTACACGTTCCACTCCGAGACGGACACCGAGGTGCTGTGCAATCTGATCGCCTACCACTACGCCAAAGAGCCGATGGAACAGAACGGCCACAGCCGGTTCCTCGAAAGCGTGCGCAAGACGCTCCGGCACGTCGAAGGCACCTACGGCATCGCGGCCCTGTGCGTTGATTTCCCCGGCGAGATCGTCGCCGCGCGTGAAGCCTCGCCGCTGATTCTCGGCGTGGGCGACGGCGAATATATCCTCGCGTCCGACGCGTCCGCCTTGATCAGCCGCACGCAGAACGTCGTTTACCTGAAGGACGGCGAACTCGTGCACCTCACGCCGGCGTCGTTCTCGATCACCACGCGCGACCAGTCCGACGTGTCGCCGGTGGTGGACAAGATCACCTGGTCGATCACCGACGCGAGCAAGGGCGACTACGCGCATTTCATGGAGAAGGAGATTTTCGAGCAGCCCGCGGCACTCGAAAACGCGATGCGCGGCCGCTTCGCCGCCGATGGCAGCACGGCGCAATTCGGCGGCCTGAACGTGACCGCGAGCGAATTCCGCCACATCGATCGGCTGATGTTCTGCGCCTGCGGCACGGCGTGGCACGCCTGTCTGGTGACCGAGCACCTGATCGAGCGGTTCGCGCGGCTGCCGGTCGAGGTCGATTACGCGTCGGAGTTCCGTTACCGCAACACGCCGCTGGGCTCGAACACGCTGTTCTTCGTGATGAGCCAGTCCGGCGAAACGATCGACACGCTGGCGGCGCTGCGCGAAGCCAAGCGCAAGGGCCATCGCGTGCTCGCGATCAGCAATGTGGTTGGCTCCAGCATCGCCCGGGAGGCGGACGGCGGCATCTACCAGCACGTCGGCCCGGAGATCGGCGTGGCCTCAACGAAGGCCTTCACCTCGCAACTGCTCATCGGCGCGATGATGGCGCTGTATCTCGCGCGGATGCGCGACATGAGTTTCACCGACGGCGTGCAGTTTGCGAACGCACTCAAGGCCGCGCCCGATCTTGTGCGCCGCGTGCTCGACCAGGCGCCGAACATCCGCGAGATCGCGAAGCGCTACGCCCAGTCGACCGACATGCTGTTCCTCGGCCGGCTGTCGCTCTTCCCGCTGGCGCTCGAGGGCGCGCTCAAACTCAAGGAAATCTCCTACATTCACGCGGAAGGTTATCCGGCCGCGGAGATGAAACACGGCCCGATCGCGCTGATCAGCGAGCGGTGTCCCAGCGTGTTCTTCGCGCCCGCCGGCGAGATTTTCAACAAGATCGTCTCCTCGATGCAGGAGATCAAGGCGCGCAAGGGCGCGGTGATCGCGATCACCACCGAAGGCATGCAGCTGCCGGCGGGGCTCGCCAACGACGTGATCGAGATTCCGGCCTGCCACGAAGCGGTGCTGCCGATCGTCGCGGCGATTCCGATCCAGCTCCTGAGCTACTACATCGCCGTGGAGCGCGGCTGCGACGTGGACAAGCCGCGCAACCTCGCGAAGTCGGTGACGGTGGAATAG
- the trpE gene encoding anthranilate synthase component I gives MNIHPSRNAFVDLAQQGNVIPVCADLMADFETPVSAYAKLKESGPSYLLESVEGGENLSRYSFIGCRPRKVFACGEATTEIRVPGQPVQVVPTPVDPLRLIEDEMRGYRPVTLPGLPRFTGGAVGFVGYEYLTRIEPTVPASAVNELGTPLLYFVLSDSLLIFDRAKQTLRLCVNAHVRGDPLAAYDQAVAELHHLYEILKQPREISPAPLIEPDNVTVPAGNFTQERFEEVVRQGQEFVRAGDIIQFVPSQRFSRTFSKTPLDLYRALRTVNPSPYMFILEAGDFSIVGASPEVHVRLTDGRVEIRPIAGTRHRGATPAADLALEQELLADQKERAEHLMLVDLARNDIGRVCRYGSIRVPEFMVVERYSHVMHIVSQVEGQIAADRNAYDLMRATFPAGTVTGAPKIRAMQIIAAHEPSQRGTYAGALGYFGYDGNMDTCIMLRTALLKDGRIHIQAGAGVVADSVPSSEYQETINKASALFKAVAMAERF, from the coding sequence ATGAACATCCACCCGAGCCGGAACGCCTTCGTCGACCTTGCCCAGCAGGGAAACGTCATCCCGGTCTGCGCCGACTTGATGGCCGATTTCGAAACCCCCGTCTCGGCCTACGCCAAGCTGAAGGAGTCGGGCCCCTCCTACTTGCTCGAGTCCGTCGAGGGCGGCGAGAATCTCTCGCGCTACAGCTTCATCGGCTGCCGCCCCCGCAAGGTGTTCGCCTGCGGTGAAGCGACCACGGAGATTCGCGTGCCCGGCCAGCCTGTGCAGGTCGTGCCCACGCCGGTGGACCCGTTGCGGCTCATCGAGGACGAGATGCGCGGCTACCGACCCGTCACGCTGCCCGGACTTCCGCGGTTCACCGGCGGCGCGGTCGGTTTCGTCGGCTACGAATACCTCACGCGGATCGAGCCCACGGTGCCGGCGTCCGCCGTCAACGAGCTGGGCACGCCCCTGCTCTACTTCGTGCTCTCGGACTCGCTGCTGATCTTCGATCGTGCCAAGCAGACGCTGCGGCTCTGCGTCAACGCCCACGTGCGCGGAGATCCGCTGGCCGCTTACGACCAGGCCGTCGCCGAGCTGCACCACCTCTACGAGATCCTGAAACAGCCGCGCGAGATCTCGCCCGCGCCGCTGATCGAGCCCGACAACGTCACCGTGCCCGCAGGCAACTTCACGCAGGAGCGTTTCGAGGAGGTTGTGCGGCAGGGTCAGGAATTCGTCCGCGCCGGCGACATCATCCAATTCGTGCCCTCGCAGCGATTCTCGCGGACGTTCTCCAAAACGCCGCTCGATCTTTACCGCGCGCTGCGCACGGTGAACCCGTCGCCCTACATGTTCATTCTGGAAGCCGGCGACTTTTCGATCGTCGGCGCCTCACCGGAGGTGCACGTCCGACTCACGGACGGACGCGTGGAGATCCGGCCGATCGCCGGAACACGGCATCGGGGCGCCACGCCGGCGGCAGACCTCGCGCTCGAACAGGAACTGCTCGCCGATCAAAAGGAGCGGGCCGAGCACTTGATGCTGGTCGACCTCGCGCGCAACGACATCGGGCGCGTGTGCCGCTACGGCAGTATTCGCGTGCCGGAATTCATGGTCGTCGAGCGCTACTCGCACGTCATGCACATCGTGTCGCAGGTGGAGGGACAGATCGCGGCCGATCGCAACGCCTACGATCTCATGCGCGCAACCTTCCCCGCGGGAACCGTCACCGGGGCGCCGAAGATCCGTGCCATGCAGATCATCGCCGCCCACGAGCCCAGCCAGCGCGGCACCTACGCCGGCGCCCTCGGCTACTTTGGTTATGATGGCAACATGGATACCTGCATCATGCTGCGCACCGCGCTGTTGAAGGACGGCCGGATTCACATCCAGGCGGGCGCCGGCGTGGTCGCCGACTCCGTGCCCAGTTCGGAGTACCAGGAGACCATCAACAAAGCTTCGGCGTTGTTCAAAGCCGTCGCGATGGCGGAGCGGTTCTAG
- a CDS encoding sigma-70 family RNA polymerase sigma factor, with the protein MPLKTKALSTPDETETYTAPTVELPDAPPSFLEKPDRVADVPVAHGDRSNLQLYLQEIGKTALLTIDEEISLAKRIRKGDKAARDHMIKANLRLVVKIAMDYKDFGLPLLDLISEGNIGLIKAVERFDPRKGGKLSTYAAWWIKQSIKRALANQSKTIRLPVHLVDKISKMRRTAMALTEELGREPTDEELAIELQIPTSKVAHLKSVSVRPASLDAPVGEEGDSATFGEIVGDDNAVSPFEGLREKNLNSDLHAMVASLDEREAEIIRLRFGLDGKDELTLEEVGRRFHVTRERIRQLEYLALSKMRKAMAKHEAIRTSEEIEEEDRVRQRMDVIREFIEAKSKRVGRTGRN; encoded by the coding sequence ATGCCCCTCAAAACGAAAGCCCTCTCCACTCCTGACGAGACCGAGACGTACACCGCTCCCACCGTCGAACTGCCGGACGCTCCTCCCTCCTTCCTCGAAAAGCCGGATCGCGTCGCGGATGTGCCGGTCGCCCATGGCGATCGGAGTAACCTGCAGCTTTATCTTCAGGAGATTGGAAAGACCGCGCTCCTGACCATCGATGAGGAAATCAGCCTCGCGAAACGGATCCGCAAGGGCGACAAGGCGGCCCGGGATCACATGATCAAGGCCAATCTGCGGCTGGTCGTGAAGATCGCCATGGATTACAAGGATTTTGGCCTGCCGCTGCTCGATTTGATCAGCGAGGGTAACATCGGCTTGATCAAGGCCGTGGAACGTTTCGATCCCCGCAAGGGCGGCAAGCTCTCCACCTACGCCGCATGGTGGATCAAGCAGTCGATCAAGCGGGCGCTCGCCAACCAGTCGAAGACGATCCGACTCCCCGTCCACCTCGTGGACAAGATTTCCAAGATGCGCCGCACGGCGATGGCGCTCACCGAAGAACTCGGCCGCGAGCCGACGGACGAAGAGTTGGCGATCGAGCTCCAGATCCCGACCAGCAAGGTCGCGCACCTGAAATCCGTGAGCGTCCGGCCCGCCTCCCTGGATGCCCCCGTCGGCGAGGAAGGCGACTCCGCCACCTTCGGCGAGATCGTCGGCGACGACAACGCGGTCAGCCCGTTCGAGGGCCTGCGCGAGAAGAATCTCAACTCGGACCTGCATGCCATGGTCGCGTCCCTCGATGAACGCGAGGCCGAGATCATCCGGCTGCGGTTCGGGTTGGACGGCAAGGACGAGCTGACGCTCGAGGAAGTGGGCCGCCGGTTCCACGTCACGCGCGAGCGGATCCGCCAGCTCGAATACCTCGCCCTGTCGAAGATGCGTAAGGCGATGGCCAAGCACGAGGCGATCCGCACGTCCGAGGAAATCGAGGAAGAGGATCGCGTCCGTCAGCGGATGGACGTGATTCGCGAATTCATCGAGGCCAAGTCCAAGCGGGTCGGCCGCACCGGCCGCAACTGA
- a CDS encoding DUF5107 domain-containing protein → MNVDSAVQVSFADLVLPTYLPDAPDKNPIFFEDRVYQGSSGNVYPLPYTDRIAETKTNHTWKAVWIENEFLRVLVLPELGGRIHAIQDKTNGCDLIYHQQVIKPALIGLAGPWVSGGIEFNWPQHHRPATFLPTDIEIERHADGARTVWCSDHDPLARMKGMHGVCLRPGIATVELRVRAYNRTALPQTFLWWANVAVRVHENYQSFFPPDVNSVADHAKRATSAYPLCTGRYYGVDYGARAKSGVPARERPSRYVPSHCGGKTAVDYAPNDLSFYANIPVPTSYMCLGTKEDFFGGYDHATETGLIHVANHHLAPGKKQWTWGNHEFGYARDRSLTDPTADGEYPPYIELMAGVYTDNQPDFSFLQPGETKVWTQFWYPIQRIGQTQAANHTAAVHLSVARATCRVGVAVTRRLSRAVVTLTLGTKLLATFTRDLAPGAPLLENVGLPPKLRTRSLRLAVRDAEGNEVISYAPKPAIATKPPAPAVKPPLPRDVKSADELWLIGVHLEQYRHATRCPSLYWREALRRDPLDIRCNHALGGWHLRRGELALAEIHLRRAIERLTSRNPNPPDGEPYYHLGLCLVHQADALPPDARDERDGKLEEACAAFYKSTWNQACAAAGFHALAELDCRRADWGKACEHLEQALRWNSDNLRARDLKTIVLRRLDRAAEATAVLDETLKLDPLDWWARWLRGDPLTCDAQTRLDLAHDCARAGLLDEAIAILGAPEPDAGTVLPTQSWGAGPLIHYTLGWLHERRGDAAAARQARQRAMGKTADYCFPARLEEIAVLEAASRANQRDARARYYLGNLLYARRRHDEAVALWETSARLDPSFAIVWRNLGLAYHNALGAPAKARQAYARALQLAPDDARVLLERDQLAKRQAEAPASRLRVLERRGAVVRRRDDLSLEYCALLNQVGRHEEARALLASRAFQTWEGAEGQAVAQHVRTHLSLGRAAFASGGFADARRWFETALTVPENLGEGRHLFINQSDVHYWLGCAHAALGDTRAARAEWREAASYTGDFQAMSVQTYSELTVYAALAQRRLGQKARARKLLRALLCYAQELAKTPGGIGFFATSMPTDVLREDAAARRELHALCLEASARLALGQHSRGIGLLRRVLRRDPSHAAAMDLLRSGDLK, encoded by the coding sequence ATGAACGTCGACTCTGCCGTACAGGTCTCCTTCGCTGACCTCGTCCTCCCGACCTACTTGCCGGACGCGCCGGACAAAAATCCGATTTTCTTCGAGGACCGCGTCTACCAGGGCAGCAGCGGCAATGTCTATCCGCTGCCCTACACCGACCGCATCGCCGAAACGAAGACGAACCACACGTGGAAGGCGGTTTGGATCGAGAACGAGTTTCTCCGGGTGCTGGTGCTGCCCGAACTCGGCGGCCGCATCCACGCCATTCAGGACAAGACGAACGGCTGCGACCTCATTTATCACCAGCAGGTGATCAAGCCGGCGCTGATTGGGCTGGCGGGGCCGTGGGTGAGCGGCGGCATCGAGTTCAATTGGCCGCAGCACCACCGGCCGGCGACGTTTCTGCCGACCGACATCGAGATCGAGAGGCACGCAGACGGCGCGAGGACCGTCTGGTGTTCGGATCACGATCCGCTGGCGCGAATGAAAGGGATGCACGGGGTGTGTCTGCGTCCGGGCATCGCGACGGTCGAACTGCGGGTTCGCGCCTACAACCGGACGGCGCTGCCGCAGACGTTCCTCTGGTGGGCGAATGTCGCGGTGCGCGTGCATGAAAACTACCAAAGCTTTTTCCCGCCGGACGTGAACTCCGTCGCGGATCACGCGAAACGCGCGACCAGCGCCTATCCGCTCTGCACCGGACGCTACTACGGCGTGGACTATGGCGCGCGGGCAAAGTCCGGCGTGCCGGCGCGGGAACGGCCGTCGCGCTATGTGCCGTCGCATTGTGGCGGGAAAACGGCGGTCGACTACGCGCCGAACGATCTCTCGTTCTACGCGAATATTCCCGTGCCGACCTCTTACATGTGTCTCGGCACGAAGGAGGATTTTTTTGGCGGCTATGATCATGCGACGGAGACCGGGCTGATTCACGTCGCCAACCATCACCTCGCGCCCGGCAAGAAACAGTGGACGTGGGGCAATCACGAGTTTGGCTACGCGCGCGACCGCAGCCTCACGGACCCGACGGCGGACGGCGAGTATCCGCCGTACATCGAATTGATGGCCGGCGTTTACACGGACAATCAGCCCGATTTCTCTTTCCTGCAGCCCGGCGAAACAAAGGTATGGACCCAGTTCTGGTATCCGATCCAGCGCATCGGGCAGACTCAGGCGGCGAATCACACGGCCGCGGTACACCTGAGCGTAGCCCGAGCGACGTGCCGCGTCGGGGTGGCGGTAACGAGGCGATTGTCGCGCGCGGTCGTGACGCTGACCCTGGGAACCAAGCTCCTCGCCACGTTTACGCGCGACCTCGCGCCGGGCGCGCCGCTGCTCGAGAACGTCGGACTGCCACCCAAGCTCCGCACGCGATCGCTGCGGCTGGCGGTGCGCGATGCCGAGGGGAATGAGGTGATCAGCTACGCGCCCAAGCCGGCGATCGCGACGAAGCCGCCGGCGCCCGCGGTCAAGCCGCCGCTGCCGCGCGATGTGAAGTCGGCCGACGAGCTTTGGTTGATCGGGGTGCATCTCGAGCAATACCGGCACGCGACGCGCTGCCCCTCGCTCTACTGGCGCGAGGCGCTGCGGCGCGATCCGCTCGACATTCGCTGCAATCACGCCCTCGGCGGGTGGCACCTGCGGCGCGGCGAGCTCGCGCTCGCGGAGATCCATCTTCGACGCGCCATCGAACGCTTGACGTCGCGGAATCCGAATCCGCCAGACGGCGAGCCTTACTATCATCTCGGGCTCTGCCTTGTTCACCAAGCGGACGCGCTGCCGCCGGATGCGCGAGATGAACGGGACGGCAAGCTGGAGGAAGCTTGCGCGGCCTTCTACAAGTCGACCTGGAATCAGGCGTGCGCGGCCGCGGGGTTTCATGCGCTGGCCGAACTCGATTGCCGGCGCGCGGACTGGGGCAAAGCCTGCGAACACCTCGAGCAGGCATTGCGCTGGAACTCGGATAATCTGCGGGCGCGCGATTTGAAAACGATCGTGCTGCGGCGGCTCGACCGCGCGGCGGAGGCGACGGCGGTGCTCGACGAGACGCTCAAGCTGGATCCGCTGGACTGGTGGGCGCGGTGGCTGCGCGGCGACCCTTTGACGTGTGACGCGCAAACCCGGCTGGATCTGGCGCACGATTGCGCGCGCGCCGGCTTGCTTGACGAAGCGATTGCGATCCTGGGCGCGCCGGAGCCGGACGCCGGCACGGTTTTGCCGACGCAGAGCTGGGGCGCGGGGCCGCTGATTCACTATACGCTCGGCTGGCTGCACGAACGTCGCGGCGATGCTGCGGCCGCGCGCCAGGCGCGCCAGCGCGCGATGGGCAAGACCGCGGATTATTGTTTCCCGGCGCGACTGGAGGAAATCGCGGTGCTCGAGGCAGCGAGCCGGGCGAACCAGCGGGACGCGCGGGCACGGTATTATCTCGGTAATCTGCTCTACGCGCGTCGGCGCCACGACGAGGCCGTGGCGCTATGGGAGACCTCGGCGCGACTGGATCCCTCGTTCGCGATCGTGTGGCGCAATCTCGGACTCGCGTATCACAACGCGCTCGGTGCTCCCGCGAAGGCGCGTCAGGCCTACGCGCGGGCGCTCCAGCTCGCGCCCGACGATGCGCGAGTGCTGCTGGAGCGAGACCAGCTGGCGAAGCGGCAGGCCGAAGCGCCAGCGAGCCGACTGCGCGTGTTGGAGCGACGGGGGGCGGTGGTGCGGCGCCGCGACGATCTTTCGCTGGAATACTGCGCGCTGCTGAATCAGGTCGGACGGCACGAGGAGGCAAGGGCGTTGCTGGCCTCGCGCGCGTTTCAGACGTGGGAAGGCGCCGAAGGCCAGGCCGTGGCGCAGCACGTGCGCACGCACCTGTCGCTCGGCCGCGCGGCCTTCGCATCGGGCGGTTTCGCAGATGCGCGGCGCTGGTTTGAGACGGCGCTGACGGTGCCGGAGAACCTCGGGGAAGGCCGGCACCTGTTCATCAACCAGAGTGACGTCCACTACTGGCTGGGCTGCGCGCACGCGGCACTCGGAGACACGCGCGCCGCGCGAGCGGAGTGGCGCGAAGCAGCGAGCTACACGGGCGATTTTCAGGCGATGAGCGTGCAGACCTACTCGGAGCTCACGGTGTATGCTGCGCTCGCTCAGCGCAGACTCGGGCAAAAGGCGAGGGCGCGAAAACTCCTCCGCGCGCTGCTGTGCTATGCGCAGGAACTGGCGAAGACCCCCGGCGGTATCGGATTTTTCGCCACATCGATGCCGACCGATGTGCTGCGCGAGGACGCCGCAGCGCGACGGGAGCTGCACGCGCTCTGCCTGGAAGCGTCGGCGCGCCTCGCGTTGGGCCAGCACAGCCGTGGTATCGGCTTGCTCCGTCGCGTGCTCCGTCGCGATCCCAGTCACGCGGCCGCGATGGATCTGTTGCGCAGCGGCGACCTGAAGTGA
- a CDS encoding GDSL-type esterase/lipase family protein, producing the protein MKSRFFLINRSLRAVRPALRPAGWLACCGLLLAPWAQAQSLSTPVARTDGNSLLAHEQLLAKARRGGVDVYFVGDSIARRWGASEALYAAFLEHWNATFRGWNAGNFAWGADGLQHILWRIENGELDGVNPDVIVILAGANNVGTAIGSDAGVAALVEGVAHLIERCRYKAPSATIILTALFPSGTLAVMPTINRINAGLAALADGQTVRFLNVNSRLTDAAGALLPGMMGDGLHPTLQGYQVWADGLTPLLTELLGPREPANDHAPPPTGDPSALRPVYSPSTSPPFVPAQSLAVPVGATSGKVVGTVQAIDPDAGEVGDWLITGGTGAGVFAVNANTGQLTVAAGPLAAGSSYTLSLSTRNGFGRSAAGTVTVRVTDQPQKVTGCGYEFAADITHPNGNVYDQVLLTGPIVTIRADPGQMVRASYLDLNDDIVQIEFAGPGELTVSLAAASAPAFPQNYRQEINYVKGHATIAIAGADEATNLSVFTVGRKTAVQQSLFLEVLYDGIADLARVIIASPTRRFGGLRTADAEYWATYGDTGISAPGVRFSGPVNLHNISAREQAVPVLVTGPIDPREVEGRTIDGCVLVAGGDMAQPGGRAIEVGDVAAIYFGGGEDSHGTPLPAQQNRASFIRQRQDVTAAVVRTQ; encoded by the coding sequence ATGAAGAGCCGATTTTTTCTGATCAACCGGAGCCTCCGGGCGGTGCGGCCCGCACTGCGCCCGGCGGGGTGGCTCGCGTGTTGCGGGCTGCTGCTCGCCCCATGGGCGCAGGCGCAGTCGCTCAGCACGCCGGTGGCGCGGACGGATGGCAATTCGCTCCTGGCGCACGAGCAGCTGCTCGCGAAAGCGCGACGCGGCGGAGTCGACGTTTACTTCGTCGGTGACTCGATCGCGCGTCGCTGGGGCGCGAGCGAAGCCCTTTACGCCGCGTTTCTCGAACATTGGAACGCGACCTTTCGCGGCTGGAATGCCGGCAACTTTGCCTGGGGCGCCGACGGGTTGCAGCACATCCTGTGGCGGATCGAGAACGGCGAACTCGACGGCGTGAATCCCGATGTGATCGTGATCCTCGCCGGCGCGAACAATGTTGGCACCGCCATCGGCTCCGATGCCGGCGTCGCTGCGTTGGTCGAGGGCGTGGCGCATCTGATCGAGCGCTGTCGTTACAAGGCGCCGTCCGCCACGATCATCCTGACCGCGCTGTTTCCGAGCGGTACGCTGGCGGTGATGCCGACGATCAACCGGATCAACGCGGGGCTCGCGGCGCTCGCCGACGGGCAGACGGTTCGATTCCTCAACGTCAACTCCCGCCTCACGGATGCGGCTGGCGCGCTGTTGCCGGGCATGATGGGCGATGGGCTGCACCCGACGCTGCAAGGTTATCAAGTCTGGGCCGACGGGCTGACCCCGCTGCTGACGGAATTACTGGGTCCGCGCGAACCGGCCAACGATCACGCCCCGCCGCCGACGGGCGATCCGAGTGCGCTGCGGCCCGTCTACTCTCCTTCGACGAGCCCGCCATTCGTGCCGGCGCAGAGCCTCGCGGTGCCGGTGGGCGCGACCTCGGGAAAGGTCGTGGGCACGGTGCAGGCGATCGATCCGGACGCGGGGGAGGTCGGCGATTGGCTGATCACCGGTGGCACCGGCGCGGGAGTCTTCGCAGTCAATGCGAACACCGGACAGTTGACCGTTGCCGCCGGCCCGCTCGCGGCAGGTTCAAGCTACACGCTAAGCCTCTCGACGCGAAATGGCTTCGGGCGCAGCGCAGCCGGCACGGTCACGGTACGCGTGACCGATCAGCCGCAGAAGGTGACGGGCTGCGGTTACGAATTCGCCGCGGACATCACGCATCCCAACGGCAATGTCTACGATCAGGTATTGTTAACCGGACCGATCGTCACGATCCGCGCCGATCCGGGGCAGATGGTCCGGGCCTCCTACCTCGATCTCAACGACGACATCGTCCAGATCGAATTCGCGGGCCCTGGCGAGCTGACGGTCTCGCTCGCGGCGGCGAGCGCACCGGCGTTCCCGCAAAACTACCGGCAGGAGATCAACTATGTGAAGGGCCATGCCACGATCGCGATCGCCGGCGCCGACGAAGCGACGAATCTGAGCGTCTTCACGGTCGGTCGAAAAACCGCGGTGCAGCAGTCGCTTTTCCTGGAGGTGCTCTACGACGGAATCGCCGACCTCGCGCGAGTCATCATCGCCAGTCCAACGCGCCGCTTTGGCGGGTTGCGCACGGCGGATGCGGAATACTGGGCGACGTACGGCGACACCGGGATCAGCGCGCCCGGCGTCCGGTTCAGCGGGCCCGTGAACCTGCACAATATCTCGGCGCGCGAGCAGGCGGTGCCGGTGCTCGTGACCGGTCCGATCGATCCACGCGAGGTCGAAGGCAGGACGATCGATGGTTGCGTGCTCGTCGCAGGCGGCGACATGGCTCAGCCCGGCGGTCGCGCCATCGAGGTGGGCGACGTGGCGGCCATCTACTTCGGTGGGGGCGAGGATTCCCACGGCACGCCCCTCCCGGCGCAGCAGAACCGCGCGAGTTTCATTCGCCAACGACAGGACGTGACGGCGGCCGTGGTGCGGACCCAATAA
- a CDS encoding response regulator, producing MHKTVRSDKIRILLVDDHMVMRMGLVTATSDEPDMEVVADVENGAEAIEAYRAHRPDVVVLDLRMHGMSGVDAIRALRSEFGNVRVLVYSNYAAGEEVYQALKAGASGFVVKEMALERLLEAIRKVHAGEQYVPPEIAMRMGERLMAQLSPRELDVLKLVAKGRSNKEIAAELHVVEGTAKIHVANILTKLGVSDRTQAIVVAVRRGIIQIE from the coding sequence ATGCACAAAACCGTTCGTTCTGACAAGATCCGGATTCTGCTCGTGGATGACCACATGGTCATGCGCATGGGGCTCGTGACGGCCACCAGTGACGAACCGGACATGGAAGTCGTGGCGGATGTGGAGAACGGCGCCGAAGCGATCGAGGCTTACCGGGCGCACCGGCCGGACGTCGTCGTGCTGGATTTGCGGATGCACGGGATGAGTGGCGTGGACGCGATCCGCGCGCTGCGCAGCGAATTTGGCAATGTGCGCGTGCTGGTCTACAGCAACTATGCCGCGGGCGAGGAGGTTTATCAGGCGCTCAAGGCCGGCGCGTCGGGCTTTGTCGTGAAGGAGATGGCGCTGGAACGGTTGCTCGAGGCGATTCGCAAGGTGCACGCGGGCGAGCAGTATGTTCCGCCCGAGATCGCAATGCGCATGGGCGAGCGATTGATGGCGCAGCTTTCGCCGCGGGAACTGGACGTGCTGAAGCTCGTGGCCAAGGGCCGGAGCAACAAGGAAATCGCCGCCGAGCTCCACGTGGTGGAGGGCACGGCGAAGATCCATGTGGCGAACATCCTGACGAAGCTCGGCGTGTCCGATCGCACGCAGGCGATCGTCGTCGCGGTTCGCCGCGGGATCATTCAGATCGAATAG